The following are encoded together in the Natronolimnobius sp. AArcel1 genome:
- a CDS encoding Xaa-Pro peptidase family protein, with translation MNVDPDLSALRVTLESLEVDGYLIDDDASDSDQRYVSGFSAPDAYQTLVTDEGVHLLVSGLEYGRANSEAGADTVSRRSEYDYQERVAEQGTYEGTVSTIAAFCADHDVDSLAVPRSFPTGTADGLRAQGLEVTVETDGVVEEIRATKTEWEVDQIRVTQRANQAAMAAAEELIATAEIAGDGTLIHDDEALTSERVTHEIERTLLDHGCGLDETIVACGADGADPHDRGSGPLRADELIVIDIFPRDKETGYFGDMTRTFARGDPGEEARRRYDVTHEAYAAGLEAVEAGVTGADVHGVVCDVIEEAGYETLRSDPNTDTGFIHSTGHGVGLDIHEQPSVSPVGGELEAGHVISIEPGIYDPAVGGVRIEDLVVVTDDGYENLTDYRIGLEPVTE, from the coding sequence ATGAACGTCGATCCCGATCTCTCAGCACTTCGAGTAACACTCGAGTCGCTCGAGGTTGACGGCTATCTGATCGATGACGACGCCTCAGATTCCGACCAGCGGTACGTTTCCGGGTTTAGCGCACCGGATGCCTACCAGACGCTCGTCACCGACGAGGGGGTACACCTGCTCGTCTCGGGCCTCGAGTACGGCCGCGCGAACTCGGAGGCTGGCGCGGACACAGTGTCCCGGCGCTCGGAATACGACTACCAGGAGCGCGTCGCCGAACAGGGCACCTACGAGGGAACTGTGTCGACAATCGCCGCGTTCTGTGCGGACCACGATGTCGACTCGCTTGCCGTCCCTCGGAGTTTTCCAACCGGAACCGCTGATGGTCTCCGAGCGCAGGGGCTCGAGGTGACCGTTGAGACCGACGGCGTTGTCGAGGAAATTCGGGCGACGAAAACCGAGTGGGAGGTCGACCAGATTCGGGTCACACAGCGCGCAAATCAAGCAGCGATGGCCGCTGCCGAGGAACTGATCGCGACTGCAGAGATAGCCGGCGATGGGACGCTCATCCACGACGACGAAGCCTTAACCAGCGAGCGTGTCACCCACGAAATCGAGCGCACACTCCTAGACCATGGCTGCGGACTGGATGAAACGATCGTCGCCTGCGGCGCGGACGGCGCAGACCCGCACGACCGCGGTAGCGGCCCACTCCGTGCAGACGAACTCATTGTGATCGACATTTTCCCGCGAGACAAGGAAACTGGCTACTTCGGCGACATGACCCGCACGTTCGCCCGCGGCGACCCGGGTGAGGAAGCGAGACGCCGCTATGACGTGACTCACGAGGCCTATGCGGCCGGACTCGAGGCCGTCGAAGCCGGTGTCACCGGGGCAGACGTGCATGGCGTCGTCTGTGATGTGATCGAGGAGGCGGGCTACGAGACGCTGCGAAGCGATCCGAACACCGACACCGGCTTTATTCATAGCACCGGCCACGGCGTCGGTCTCGATATCCACGAACAGCCAAGCGTCTCGCCCGTCGGCGGCGAACTCGAGGCGGGCCACGTCATCTCAATTGAACCAGGTATCTACGATCCTGCTGTTGGCGGGGTCCGAATCGAGGACCTCGTCGTGGTCACTGACGACGGCTACGAGAATCTGACCGACTATCGGATCGGGCTCGAGCCCGTCACTGAGTAA
- a CDS encoding sugar ABC transporter permease, giving the protein MSIAQSLRDDAVHAARWPIRVGQQTRRTLGGLKDGEIGITDIAPPVVGTLFAILVLLIILFPVYWMIAAAFAAGTGAASLYEEGFFASPTEWSLEAFEWVIYESAFVFDSYPQGEAGLLDYLYAFSGSYLANSLQIVIPTVIFSMVLIVPAAYAFSRHDFAGRTPLLYGYVLLTQVGSGITVAALIAIYVVFNWLGFTNSHLAIAALYAAGALPFNTWLLKTFMDSIPRSYEEAAIMDGAPRRTIFREIILPLSKPGLAAVLIFVFLSGWNEFILAQILLGADKYPLSVGLYLLLEEYGTPWGQFAAFSMLYALPVVLIYFFAQRYVESGLSFGGMDG; this is encoded by the coding sequence ATGAGTATCGCACAATCACTTCGAGACGATGCGGTTCACGCTGCCCGATGGCCGATTCGCGTCGGCCAACAGACTCGCAGAACGCTCGGTGGACTCAAAGATGGCGAAATCGGCATCACCGACATTGCCCCACCAGTTGTCGGGACGCTGTTTGCCATCCTGGTCCTGCTGATCATCCTGTTCCCAGTGTACTGGATGATCGCTGCAGCGTTTGCCGCCGGAACCGGCGCAGCGAGTCTCTACGAGGAAGGCTTCTTCGCCTCACCGACTGAATGGAGTCTCGAGGCATTTGAGTGGGTTATCTACGAGTCGGCGTTCGTCTTCGACTCGTACCCACAGGGTGAGGCCGGACTGCTTGACTACCTGTATGCGTTCAGCGGTTCGTACCTCGCCAACAGCCTGCAGATCGTTATCCCGACGGTCATCTTCTCGATGGTCTTGATCGTGCCAGCAGCGTATGCCTTCTCCCGACACGACTTTGCCGGGCGAACGCCGCTGCTGTATGGCTACGTCCTGCTCACGCAGGTTGGCAGCGGGATCACCGTTGCAGCACTGATCGCCATCTACGTGGTGTTTAACTGGCTTGGCTTTACGAACAGCCACCTCGCGATCGCCGCGCTGTATGCGGCGGGTGCGCTGCCGTTTAACACCTGGCTGCTCAAGACGTTCATGGACAGTATTCCGCGGTCCTACGAGGAAGCGGCGATCATGGACGGAGCGCCGCGTCGGACGATCTTCCGCGAGATTATCCTCCCGCTGTCGAAGCCCGGACTCGCAGCAGTCCTGATCTTCGTCTTCCTGTCGGGCTGGAACGAGTTTATCCTCGCACAGATCCTGCTCGGGGCGGACAAATACCCCCTCTCGGTCGGACTGTACCTCCTCTTAGAGGAGTACGGCACCCCGTGGGGGCAGTTCGCCGCGTTCTCGATGCTGTATGCGCTGCCCGTTGTGCTGATTTACTTCTTTGCACAACGCTACGTCGAGAGCGGCCTCTCCTTCGGCGGCATGGACGGCTAA
- a CDS encoding IclR family transcriptional regulator — translation MPESDYPVGSVATTVRIIEALNEFGEAGITDLSEQTGVSNSSVHKHLDTLQSLGYVRKDGTSYSLSLRFLGIGNEVRSQREVVQAAKPAVDSLSSTAGAVTNLMLVEHGYGVYAYRATGGASNMNSYLPVVGDRVHLHATAGGKAILSQMEWDEITEIIETNGLPKLTDKTIDSRDALRRELRSIQDRGLAFERGEHLPSVQCVAAPITTTDGPVGSISVSGSIDQMSGKKLEEDLAGLVVSTTNEIELELFRD, via the coding sequence ATGCCAGAGTCGGACTATCCCGTGGGCTCCGTCGCAACGACGGTTCGGATCATCGAGGCGCTGAACGAGTTCGGGGAGGCGGGAATTACCGATCTGTCCGAGCAAACGGGGGTTTCGAACAGTTCCGTTCACAAGCACTTGGATACGCTGCAATCACTCGGCTACGTGCGAAAGGACGGCACCAGTTACTCACTCAGTCTGCGCTTTCTCGGGATTGGGAATGAAGTCCGGAGCCAACGAGAGGTCGTTCAGGCGGCGAAACCTGCTGTTGACAGCCTCAGCAGCACGGCTGGTGCCGTCACGAATCTCATGCTTGTCGAACACGGCTATGGCGTCTACGCCTACCGCGCAACCGGCGGTGCGTCGAACATGAACAGCTATCTCCCTGTCGTCGGCGACCGCGTCCATCTCCACGCAACGGCGGGCGGCAAGGCAATTCTCTCTCAGATGGAGTGGGACGAAATCACGGAGATTATCGAGACCAACGGCCTGCCGAAGCTGACCGACAAGACCATCGACTCGAGGGATGCCCTCCGACGGGAACTGCGCTCGATTCAGGATCGTGGACTCGCGTTCGAACGCGGCGAGCACCTCCCGTCTGTCCAGTGTGTTGCCGCCCCAATTACGACCACGGACGGCCCCGTCGGGTCGATTAGCGTCTCCGGCAGCATCGACCAGATGAGCGGCAAAAAACTCGAGGAAGATCTCGCGGGACTGGTCGTCAGTACGACAAACGAAATCGAACTCGAGTTGTTCAGAGACTGA
- a CDS encoding DUF2092 domain-containing protein: MRRRRLLTAGTILGLAGCVSVPRAETPSSEQLLDDALETRRTLSTLEMRRRMQMETPTDTTERLDTLIQRPPGEQRLEVRESENEKTVAGEVSVRSRAVTWEYNPETDVVSKRHHPDRVVLDRTRQVLETLQSEYELSYAGSDTVDGRDAHKIHAQPIDDAAESQSIDLLIGETVYRIPFDGIASDELADATVERSIWIDDEYRYPTRERDTVRGEDGILHRVTVTSENLTLDTDLEEDAFTYDPPADATVVTVGTEPEGIFDSRLEAAAVVPYDLPDPSVPDPFALDRVTVVEHPDGYRTTLWYTDPDVADQELFIAIRETQRFDPNSLEETTLEFDGQPVYRRDGQIESLFWSCDGLSFELSSPTADLELETIASSVGCS; encoded by the coding sequence ATGCGCCGTCGACGGCTGTTGACTGCGGGGACAATCTTAGGGCTCGCCGGCTGTGTGTCGGTCCCACGAGCCGAGACACCTTCGAGCGAGCAACTACTGGACGACGCACTCGAGACGCGTCGCACCCTCTCGACACTCGAAATGCGTCGGCGAATGCAGATGGAAACACCGACCGACACGACCGAACGCCTCGATACGCTCATCCAGCGACCACCGGGTGAACAGCGACTCGAGGTAAGAGAGTCCGAAAACGAGAAGACGGTCGCAGGCGAGGTCTCGGTTCGCAGTCGCGCCGTCACCTGGGAATACAATCCGGAGACCGACGTGGTGAGCAAGCGACACCACCCAGATCGCGTCGTCCTCGATCGCACACGCCAGGTGCTCGAGACGCTCCAATCGGAGTACGAACTCTCGTATGCTGGCTCCGACACTGTTGATGGACGCGATGCACACAAAATCCACGCTCAGCCGATCGATGACGCTGCCGAGAGCCAATCGATCGACTTACTCATCGGTGAAACAGTGTATCGAATCCCATTTGATGGCATCGCAAGCGACGAACTGGCTGATGCCACCGTCGAACGGTCGATCTGGATCGACGACGAGTACCGGTATCCGACTCGAGAGCGCGATACCGTCCGCGGTGAGGACGGCATTCTCCATCGCGTCACAGTCACCTCCGAAAACCTCACACTCGACACAGACCTCGAAGAGGACGCGTTTACCTACGATCCGCCGGCAGATGCAACCGTGGTCACGGTTGGCACGGAACCCGAGGGGATCTTCGACAGCCGGTTGGAAGCAGCGGCTGTCGTCCCCTACGATCTCCCTGACCCATCCGTTCCCGATCCGTTCGCCCTCGACCGAGTAACTGTTGTCGAGCACCCGGATGGCTACCGGACGACACTCTGGTACACTGACCCTGATGTTGCCGACCAAGAGCTGTTTATTGCCATTCGCGAAACACAGCGTTTCGACCCGAATAGCCTCGAGGAAACGACCCTCGAGTTCGACGGCCAGCCGGTCTATCGTCGCGATGGGCAGATTGAGAGTCTCTTTTGGTCGTGCGATGGCCTCTCATTCGAACTCTCGAGTCCAACTGCTGATCTCGAGTTAGAGACGATTGCATCGTCGGTCGGCTGCTCGTGA